One window of Micropterus dolomieu isolate WLL.071019.BEF.003 ecotype Adirondacks linkage group LG13, ASM2129224v1, whole genome shotgun sequence genomic DNA carries:
- the sec31a gene encoding protein transport protein Sec31A isoform X3 — protein sequence MKLKEINRTAIQSWSPAQHHPIYLATGTSAQQLDASFSTNASLEFFELDLTDPSLDMRSCGTFSSSHRYHKLVWGPYGMDSQGNPSGVLVAGGENGNVILYDPAKIMAGESDVIIAESDKHTGPVRALDVNPFQTNLVASGGNESEIYIWDMNNFDSPMTPGPKTQPLEDISCVSWNRQVQHILASASPSGRASVWDLRKNDLIIKVSDHSNRMHCSGLAWNPEVATQLVLSSEDDRMPVIQMWDLRFATSPLKILENHTRGVLAIAWSLADPELLLSCGKDSRILCWNPNTAEVLYELPISSQWCFDIQWCPRNPAVLSAAGFDGHIDIYSIMGGSNQAQSQRHADQISNSFGNMDPFGTGQTYPPLQLPQTTAPPATVNPLKKPPKWIRRPVGASFAFGGKLVSLENTKPNPQQPQQPTSHVVHVSQVVTETAFLKRSDQLQATLSAGSFVDFCQEKIDAAENEFEKTVWSFLKVNFESDIRSKYLELLGYNKEELALKISAALEEKPAGPLQVEVPAPASLQPLADLSLVPPADNPEVAFDMIAAANLQPEATAELDSNPEAAFDMIAAANLQPEATLELDSTPDPETEEPAAEDQEDALPEEEAEEEEIPLEEEKTARVEEEPSPAETSAAVEEPPEVPAPVPAPAPSPALAPANPEGLTLSISQDVDGLITQALLTGDFEGAVDLCLHDNRMADSIILAIAGGSELLEKTQKKYFTKTHSKITKLISAVVMKDWHDILKTCDLQNWKEALAAVMTYAQPEEFSSLCDLLGGRLEAAEDAQLQAQACLCYICAGNVEKLVACWTRAQNGHCPLSLQDLVEKVVVLRRAVEQTQRSGPTAVGILLAEKMSQYASLLASQGSLSTAITYLPDNSNQVAIQQLRDRLSRALGQQAVAHAAPVQTQRPQSRLPAPTPAQHGSALPRHPFTPVQPALVPQAPAAAPVPVPTPAASGPAQPQYYQPVRAASTVTSWSNQTPTALPNAPPPLQTGSASDQQMEPSNPMYGMPPSGTAAAPPPSSTPAYIMSHQYQPYPQVSQYPHGAGGAPFYQPLQYSSAAPPPAEPPGFLSQYTQPVSSQPAHPVYPRQPPISQCLSSSPPSHPPFFPTASSSYSAPPSSGASFQHGGPGSPVSYMPLPPPSGVSGPQNGWNDPPALSRASKNKQVRENYTRPAPITAPIMAPLGADPVAQPASSGPPQAMVQGQHGAQLPYSSMHQQQLSPPPMNPAMPKTSMEGAPGAPTGDVIQPLQSIPAEKIMKKPIPDEHLVLKTTFEGLIQKCLAVATDPQTKRKLDDANKRLEALYDKLREQTLSPAIVGGLHNIARSIESRSYGEGLNIHTHIVSNSNFSETSAFMPVLKVVLTQANKLGV from the exons ATGAAACTTAAAGAGATCAACCGCACAGCCATCCAGAGCTGGAGTCCTGCACAGCACCACCCCATCTACCTTGCAACAG GAACATCAGCCCAGCAGCTGGATGCCTCCTTCAGCACCAATGCCTCCTTGGAGTTTTTCGAGCTGGACTTGACTGATCCTTCTCTGGACATGAGGTCATGTGgcaccttctcctcctctcacaG ATACCACAAGCTGGTGTGGGGTCCCTATGGAATGGATTCCCAAGGTAACCCATCTGGGGTCCTTGTTGCAGGAGGCGAGAACGGCAACGTCATCCTGTACGACCCTGCAAAGATCATGGCTGGAGAGAGCGACGTGATCATTGCTGAGAGTGACAAGCACACGGGACCAGTGAGAGCTCTCGACGTCAACCCGTTCCAA ACAAACCTAGTTGCATCAGGTGGGAACGAGTCTGAAATCTATATCTGGGATATGAATAACTTTGACTCTCCAATGACACCAGGACCTAAAACTCAG CCTCTGGAGGACATCAGCTGTGTGTCTTGGAACAGACAGGTACAACACATCCTGGCCTCTGCCAGCCCGAGTGGCCGAGCCTCAGTGTGGGACCTTCGCAAGAATGACCTCATTATTAAAGTTAGCGACCACAGCAACCGA ATGCATTGCTCTGGGCTGGCTTGGAACCCAGAAGTTGCCACTCAGCTTGTCTTGTCCTCGGAGGACGACCGGATGCCGGTCATCCAGATGTGGGACTTACGTTTTGCTACCTCTCCTCTCAAGATTTTAGAGAATCACACACG GGGTGTCCTGGCCATCGCCTGGAGTTTGGCTGATCCTGAGCTGCTCCTGAGCTGCGGGAAGGACAGCAGGATCCTGTGCTGGAATCCAAACACAGCAGAG GTTCTGTACGAGTTGCCCATCAGTAGTCAGTGGTGCTTTGACATCCAGTGGTGCCCCAGGAACCCTGCGGTGCTGTCGGCTGCAGGCTTTGACGGACACATCGACATCTATTCCATCATGGGAGGCAGCAACCAGGCGCAGAGCCAGAGACATGCTGACCAG ATTAGCAACTCGTTTGGGAACATGGATCCTTTTGGAACAGGACAAACTTACCCCCCTCTGCAGCTGCCCCAGACTACTGCGCCTCCAGCTACAGTCAACCCCCTGAAGAAGCCACCAAAGTGGATCCGCAGACCAGTTGGAGCCTCGTTTGCT TTTGGTGGGAAGCTGGTCTCTCTGGAGAACACAAAGCCGAACCCTCAGCAGCCTCAGCAGCCCACTTCACATGTTGTACATGTCAGCCAGGTTGTTACAGAAACAGCCTTTCTGAAGCGCTCCGATCAGCTGCAGGCCACTCTGAGTGCAGGCAGCTTTGTGGATTTCTGCCAGGAAAAGATCGATGCCGCTGAAAATGAGTTTGAAAAGACCGTTTGGTCTTTCCTCAAG gttaaTTTTGAAAGTGATATCCGCAGCAAGTACCTGGAACTCCTGGGGTACAACAAAGAGGAACTAGCCTTAAAG ATTTCAGCAGCGCTAGAGGAAAAGCCTGCTGGCCCTCTGCAG GTGGAAGTGCCTGCTCCAGCCAGCCTGCAGCCTTTAGCAGACCTCAGCCTCGTGCCACCTGCTGACAATCCTGAGGTAGCGTTCGACATGATTGCTGCAGCAAACCTTCAGCCAGAAGCCACAGCGGAACTGGACTCCAATCCTGAGGCAGCGTTCGACATGATTGCTGCAGCAAACCTTCAACCAGAGGCCACACTGGAACTGGACTCCACTCCTGACCCTGAGACTGAAGAGCCAGCAGCAGAAGATCAAGAGGACGCTCTTCCAGAGGAggaagcagaggaagaggagatccCCTTGGAGGAG GAGAAAACGGCACGAGTGGAGGAGGAGCCCAGTCCTGCTGAGACCTCAGCTGCAGTTGAGGAGCCACCTGAGGTCCCAGCTCCAGTTCCAGCTCCTGCTCCGTCTCCAGCTCTAGCTCCAGCCAATCCAGAAGGACTCACTCTCAGCATCAGTCAAG ATGTGGACGGGCTGATCACACAGGCCCTGCTGACCGGAGACTTTGAGGGCGCTGTGGACCTCTGTCTTCATGACAACCGAATGGCAGACAGCATCATCCTGGCCATCGCCGGAGGGTCCGAGCTCTTAGAGAAGACCCAGAAAAAGTATTTTACGAAAACACACAGCAAGATAACCAAG CTGATCAGTGCAGTGGTGATGAAAGACTGGCACGACATCCTGAAGACGTGTGACCTGCAGAACTGGAAGGAGGCTCTGGCTGCGGTCATGACCTACGCTCAGCCGGAGGAGTTCTCGTCCCTCTGTG ACCTTCTCGGGGGCAGACTAGAGGCAGCAGAGGACGCACAACTGCAAGCCCAGGCCTGTCTGTGTTACATCTGTGCTGGAAACGTGGAGAAACTTGTGGCTTGTTGGACCAGAGCACAGAACGGACACTGCCCACTTTCTCTCCAG GACCTGGTGGAGAAGGTGGTGGTGCTGCGGCGTGCAGTGGAGCAGACCCAGCGCTCCGGTCCCACTGCTGTTGGCATCCTGCTGGCTGAGAAGATGAGCCAGTATGCCAGCCTGTTGGCCTCCCAGGGCAGTCTGTCCACCGCCATCACCTACCTGCCTGACAATTCCAACCAG GTTGCCATACAGCAGCTTCGGGACCGTCTCAGTCGGGCTCTGGGGCAGCAGGCGGTGGCTCATGCAGCTCCGGTACAAACCCAGAGACCTCAGTCTCGGCTACCTGCCCCGACACCGGCTCAGCACGGTTCAGCCTTGCCCCGACATCCGTTCACCCCGGTCCAGCCCGCCTTGGTGCCTCAGGCCCCTGCAGCAGCTCCAGTACCCGTGCCTACACCTGCTGCCTCCGGCCCAGCACAGCCGCAGTATTACCAGCCA GTGAGGGCTGCCTCCACTGTCACCTCCTGGAGTAACCAAACTCCCACAGCCCTCCCCAatgcccctcctcctcttcaaacTGGCAGCGCCTCAGACCAGCAG ATGGAGCCTTCAAACCCCATGTACGGGATGCCACCCTCCGGCACAGCTGCTGCACCTCCACCCTCCTCCACTCCTGCATACATAATGTCCCATCAGTACCAGC CCTACCCCCAGGTCAGCCAGTACCCCCATGGAGCTGGGGGGGCGCCTTTCTATCAGCCTCTTCAGTactcctctgctgctcctcctcctgcagagccTCCTGGCTTTCTCTCTCAGTACACACAGCCTGTCTCCTCTCAGCCAGCACATCCGGTCTATCCCAGGCAACCTCCCATCAGCCAGTgcctgtcctcctctcctccctcccatCCTCCTTTCTTTCCGACTGCCTCCTCCTCTTATTCCGCTCCTCCGTCCTCCGGAGCATCTTTTCAGCATGGCGGACCGGGATCTCCTGTGTCGTACATGCCTCTTCCTCCACCGAGCGGAGTCTCAG gGCCTCAGAATGGCTGGAATGACCCTCCGGCCCTGAGCAGAGCATCAAAGAATAAG CAGGTTCGGGAGAACTACACCCGTCCTGCCCCCATCACTGCTCCCATCATGGCTCCGCTGGGCGCTGACCCTGTGGCCCAACCGGCCTCCTCCGGGCCCCCTCAGGCCATGGTCCAGGGCCAGCACGGTGCCCAGCTCCCGTACTCAAGCATgcaccagcagcagctctcCCCTCCACCCATGAACCCTGCAATGCCTAAGACCAGTATGGAGGGGGCACCAGGAGCACCTACTGGAGATGTTATACAG CCACTGCAGTCTATCCCTGCTGAGAAGATCATGAAGAAGCCCATCCCTGATGAACACCTGGTCCTGAAGACCACATTTGAGGGCCTCATTCAGAAGTGCTTAGCTGTAGCCACCGACCCT CAAACTAAGAGGAAGCTTGATGATGCCAACAAACGTCTGGAAGCGCTCTACGACAAACTCAGAGAGCAGACG CTCTCTCCCGCCATTGTAGGAGGACTTCATAACATAGCCAGGAGTATAGAGTCCCGATCCTACGGGGAGGGCCTCAACATCCACACCCACATAGTCAGCAACAGCAACTTCAGCGAGACATCAGCGTTCATGCCCGTTCTCAAGGTGGTGCTGACGCAAGCCAACAAACTTGGGGTCTGA
- the sec31a gene encoding protein transport protein Sec31A isoform X2, giving the protein MKLKEINRTAIQSWSPAQHHPIYLATGTSAQQLDASFSTNASLEFFELDLTDPSLDMRSCGTFSSSHRYHKLVWGPYGMDSQGNPSGVLVAGGENGNVILYDPAKIMAGESDVIIAESDKHTGPVRALDVNPFQTNLVASGGNESEIYIWDMNNFDSPMTPGPKTQPLEDISCVSWNRQVQHILASASPSGRASVWDLRKNDLIIKVSDHSNRMHCSGLAWNPEVATQLVLSSEDDRMPVIQMWDLRFATSPLKILENHTRGVLAIAWSLADPELLLSCGKDSRILCWNPNTAEVLYELPISSQWCFDIQWCPRNPAVLSAAGFDGHIDIYSIMGGSNQAQSQRHADQISNSFGNMDPFGTGQTYPPLQLPQTTAPPATVNPLKKPPKWIRRPVGASFAFGGKLVSLENTKPNPQQPQQPTSHVVHVSQVVTETAFLKRSDQLQATLSAGSFVDFCQEKIDAAENEFEKTVWSFLKVNFESDIRSKYLELLGYNKEELALKISAALEEKPAGPLQVEVPAPASLQPLADLSLVPPADNPEVAFDMIAAANLQPEATAELDSNPEAAFDMIAAANLQPEATLELDSTPDPETEEPAAEDQEDALPEEEAEEEEIPLEEEKTARVEEEPSPAETSAAVEEPPEVPAPVPAPAPSPALAPANPEGLTLSISQDVDGLITQALLTGDFEGAVDLCLHDNRMADSIILAIAGGSELLEKTQKKYFTKTHSKITKLISAVVMKDWHDILKTCDLQNWKEALAAVMTYAQPEEFSSLCDLLGGRLEAAEDAQLQAQACLCYICAGNVEKLVACWTRAQNGHCPLSLQDLVEKVVVLRRAVEQTQRSGPTAVGILLAEKMSQYASLLASQGSLSTAITYLPDNSNQVAIQQLRDRLSRALGQQAVAHAAPVQTQRPQSRLPAPTPAQHGSALPRHPFTPVQPALVPQAPAAAPVPVPTPAASGPAQPQYYQPVRAASTVTSWSNQTPTALPNAPPPLQTGSASDQQMEPSNPMYGMPPSGTAAAPPPSSTPAYIMSHQYQPYPQVSQYPHGAGGAPFYQPLQYSSAAPPPAEPPGFLSQYTQPVSSQPAHPVYPRQPPISQCLSSSPPSHPPFFPTASSSYSAPPSSGASFQHGGPGSPVSYMPLPPPSGVSGTQLDHDPELIPASQRTGPQNGWNDPPALSRASKNKVRENYTRPAPITAPIMAPLGADPVAQPASSGPPQAMVQGQHGAQLPYSSMHQQQLSPPPMNPAMPKTSMEGAPGAPTGDVIQPLQSIPAEKIMKKPIPDEHLVLKTTFEGLIQKCLAVATDPQTKRKLDDANKRLEALYDKLREQTLSPAIVGGLHNIARSIESRSYGEGLNIHTHIVSNSNFSETSAFMPVLKVVLTQANKLGV; this is encoded by the exons ATGAAACTTAAAGAGATCAACCGCACAGCCATCCAGAGCTGGAGTCCTGCACAGCACCACCCCATCTACCTTGCAACAG GAACATCAGCCCAGCAGCTGGATGCCTCCTTCAGCACCAATGCCTCCTTGGAGTTTTTCGAGCTGGACTTGACTGATCCTTCTCTGGACATGAGGTCATGTGgcaccttctcctcctctcacaG ATACCACAAGCTGGTGTGGGGTCCCTATGGAATGGATTCCCAAGGTAACCCATCTGGGGTCCTTGTTGCAGGAGGCGAGAACGGCAACGTCATCCTGTACGACCCTGCAAAGATCATGGCTGGAGAGAGCGACGTGATCATTGCTGAGAGTGACAAGCACACGGGACCAGTGAGAGCTCTCGACGTCAACCCGTTCCAA ACAAACCTAGTTGCATCAGGTGGGAACGAGTCTGAAATCTATATCTGGGATATGAATAACTTTGACTCTCCAATGACACCAGGACCTAAAACTCAG CCTCTGGAGGACATCAGCTGTGTGTCTTGGAACAGACAGGTACAACACATCCTGGCCTCTGCCAGCCCGAGTGGCCGAGCCTCAGTGTGGGACCTTCGCAAGAATGACCTCATTATTAAAGTTAGCGACCACAGCAACCGA ATGCATTGCTCTGGGCTGGCTTGGAACCCAGAAGTTGCCACTCAGCTTGTCTTGTCCTCGGAGGACGACCGGATGCCGGTCATCCAGATGTGGGACTTACGTTTTGCTACCTCTCCTCTCAAGATTTTAGAGAATCACACACG GGGTGTCCTGGCCATCGCCTGGAGTTTGGCTGATCCTGAGCTGCTCCTGAGCTGCGGGAAGGACAGCAGGATCCTGTGCTGGAATCCAAACACAGCAGAG GTTCTGTACGAGTTGCCCATCAGTAGTCAGTGGTGCTTTGACATCCAGTGGTGCCCCAGGAACCCTGCGGTGCTGTCGGCTGCAGGCTTTGACGGACACATCGACATCTATTCCATCATGGGAGGCAGCAACCAGGCGCAGAGCCAGAGACATGCTGACCAG ATTAGCAACTCGTTTGGGAACATGGATCCTTTTGGAACAGGACAAACTTACCCCCCTCTGCAGCTGCCCCAGACTACTGCGCCTCCAGCTACAGTCAACCCCCTGAAGAAGCCACCAAAGTGGATCCGCAGACCAGTTGGAGCCTCGTTTGCT TTTGGTGGGAAGCTGGTCTCTCTGGAGAACACAAAGCCGAACCCTCAGCAGCCTCAGCAGCCCACTTCACATGTTGTACATGTCAGCCAGGTTGTTACAGAAACAGCCTTTCTGAAGCGCTCCGATCAGCTGCAGGCCACTCTGAGTGCAGGCAGCTTTGTGGATTTCTGCCAGGAAAAGATCGATGCCGCTGAAAATGAGTTTGAAAAGACCGTTTGGTCTTTCCTCAAG gttaaTTTTGAAAGTGATATCCGCAGCAAGTACCTGGAACTCCTGGGGTACAACAAAGAGGAACTAGCCTTAAAG ATTTCAGCAGCGCTAGAGGAAAAGCCTGCTGGCCCTCTGCAG GTGGAAGTGCCTGCTCCAGCCAGCCTGCAGCCTTTAGCAGACCTCAGCCTCGTGCCACCTGCTGACAATCCTGAGGTAGCGTTCGACATGATTGCTGCAGCAAACCTTCAGCCAGAAGCCACAGCGGAACTGGACTCCAATCCTGAGGCAGCGTTCGACATGATTGCTGCAGCAAACCTTCAACCAGAGGCCACACTGGAACTGGACTCCACTCCTGACCCTGAGACTGAAGAGCCAGCAGCAGAAGATCAAGAGGACGCTCTTCCAGAGGAggaagcagaggaagaggagatccCCTTGGAGGAG GAGAAAACGGCACGAGTGGAGGAGGAGCCCAGTCCTGCTGAGACCTCAGCTGCAGTTGAGGAGCCACCTGAGGTCCCAGCTCCAGTTCCAGCTCCTGCTCCGTCTCCAGCTCTAGCTCCAGCCAATCCAGAAGGACTCACTCTCAGCATCAGTCAAG ATGTGGACGGGCTGATCACACAGGCCCTGCTGACCGGAGACTTTGAGGGCGCTGTGGACCTCTGTCTTCATGACAACCGAATGGCAGACAGCATCATCCTGGCCATCGCCGGAGGGTCCGAGCTCTTAGAGAAGACCCAGAAAAAGTATTTTACGAAAACACACAGCAAGATAACCAAG CTGATCAGTGCAGTGGTGATGAAAGACTGGCACGACATCCTGAAGACGTGTGACCTGCAGAACTGGAAGGAGGCTCTGGCTGCGGTCATGACCTACGCTCAGCCGGAGGAGTTCTCGTCCCTCTGTG ACCTTCTCGGGGGCAGACTAGAGGCAGCAGAGGACGCACAACTGCAAGCCCAGGCCTGTCTGTGTTACATCTGTGCTGGAAACGTGGAGAAACTTGTGGCTTGTTGGACCAGAGCACAGAACGGACACTGCCCACTTTCTCTCCAG GACCTGGTGGAGAAGGTGGTGGTGCTGCGGCGTGCAGTGGAGCAGACCCAGCGCTCCGGTCCCACTGCTGTTGGCATCCTGCTGGCTGAGAAGATGAGCCAGTATGCCAGCCTGTTGGCCTCCCAGGGCAGTCTGTCCACCGCCATCACCTACCTGCCTGACAATTCCAACCAG GTTGCCATACAGCAGCTTCGGGACCGTCTCAGTCGGGCTCTGGGGCAGCAGGCGGTGGCTCATGCAGCTCCGGTACAAACCCAGAGACCTCAGTCTCGGCTACCTGCCCCGACACCGGCTCAGCACGGTTCAGCCTTGCCCCGACATCCGTTCACCCCGGTCCAGCCCGCCTTGGTGCCTCAGGCCCCTGCAGCAGCTCCAGTACCCGTGCCTACACCTGCTGCCTCCGGCCCAGCACAGCCGCAGTATTACCAGCCA GTGAGGGCTGCCTCCACTGTCACCTCCTGGAGTAACCAAACTCCCACAGCCCTCCCCAatgcccctcctcctcttcaaacTGGCAGCGCCTCAGACCAGCAG ATGGAGCCTTCAAACCCCATGTACGGGATGCCACCCTCCGGCACAGCTGCTGCACCTCCACCCTCCTCCACTCCTGCATACATAATGTCCCATCAGTACCAGC CCTACCCCCAGGTCAGCCAGTACCCCCATGGAGCTGGGGGGGCGCCTTTCTATCAGCCTCTTCAGTactcctctgctgctcctcctcctgcagagccTCCTGGCTTTCTCTCTCAGTACACACAGCCTGTCTCCTCTCAGCCAGCACATCCGGTCTATCCCAGGCAACCTCCCATCAGCCAGTgcctgtcctcctctcctccctcccatCCTCCTTTCTTTCCGACTGCCTCCTCCTCTTATTCCGCTCCTCCGTCCTCCGGAGCATCTTTTCAGCATGGCGGACCGGGATCTCCTGTGTCGTACATGCCTCTTCCTCCACCGAGCGGAGTCTCAGGTACACAGCTAGACCATGACCCCGAGCTGATCCCCGCCTCTCAGAGAACAG gGCCTCAGAATGGCTGGAATGACCCTCCGGCCCTGAGCAGAGCATCAAAGAATAAG GTTCGGGAGAACTACACCCGTCCTGCCCCCATCACTGCTCCCATCATGGCTCCGCTGGGCGCTGACCCTGTGGCCCAACCGGCCTCCTCCGGGCCCCCTCAGGCCATGGTCCAGGGCCAGCACGGTGCCCAGCTCCCGTACTCAAGCATgcaccagcagcagctctcCCCTCCACCCATGAACCCTGCAATGCCTAAGACCAGTATGGAGGGGGCACCAGGAGCACCTACTGGAGATGTTATACAG CCACTGCAGTCTATCCCTGCTGAGAAGATCATGAAGAAGCCCATCCCTGATGAACACCTGGTCCTGAAGACCACATTTGAGGGCCTCATTCAGAAGTGCTTAGCTGTAGCCACCGACCCT CAAACTAAGAGGAAGCTTGATGATGCCAACAAACGTCTGGAAGCGCTCTACGACAAACTCAGAGAGCAGACG CTCTCTCCCGCCATTGTAGGAGGACTTCATAACATAGCCAGGAGTATAGAGTCCCGATCCTACGGGGAGGGCCTCAACATCCACACCCACATAGTCAGCAACAGCAACTTCAGCGAGACATCAGCGTTCATGCCCGTTCTCAAGGTGGTGCTGACGCAAGCCAACAAACTTGGGGTCTGA